Proteins encoded in a region of the Apostichopus japonicus isolate 1M-3 chromosome 19, ASM3797524v1, whole genome shotgun sequence genome:
- the LOC139960627 gene encoding uncharacterized protein, whose protein sequence is MHRDFFKKLPGQWTRLGAKVKLSSLFLSALKSFLMCLGFYHLITIGLIATNSWTDFHRQSPFITDRKRSELGLLTLPPEDNVIRTYVQSKSNDQINVLEGQEEPVIFSDSLMESCPLGWVLEISKFSEEGKPLSQVCRRKIGGDWKCAQGWHKLAEHPFCKRRFERPMSVIVSNKLRLIFAHIPHTGSHDIEKYLAWNDKTINDNTTYMNEDEYFLQQIKQMSFSTFQSFKNYHKATMVHHPCSRLYSAWIFLSRMKTEGAKKWAEKHLDEQTLNSFETFVEKILQPEGSRSVKNDYHLQSQVDLLFGLKDEIKLDEILYFERWEESMNVLRNITTSDAFTEFQPLMNIDFDCQKVYTLSTWSRMKSFYEMDFCVFGYNIKIDKSRESPSMRLTSETVNSRFKTCQQQTKVEHVAEEQQKYQVEPIIFNKDENFTTGGCTVYTYFQNLESTKATDVVMHNITLDIWQAAWKAAGWKTRTLTEADALSHPEYELLRKKFETFPSVNEGDYEISCFMRYIAMANIGGGWMTDFDVIPIRFPACTEELYHGSFTIYQKHVPCMVSASPSEYMRIVRLMADIQWQGDDHFTFNGRPHVSDMHCLLKFINQGLVNTLNVIVPAHKFFTKEDFCNATYDSFVGQIPPKMSTRPWAVHFSHHSAKMLKAYINVLPEDVVRKLEFHDRGTLMRSASILLNETCRFYD, encoded by the exons atgcatcgtgatttttttaaaaagctCCCAGGACAATGGACAAGGTTAGGCGCTAAGGTGAAACTGTCCAGTTTGTTCCTCTCTGCCTTAAAGTCATTTCTCATGTGCCTTGGGTTTTATCACCTCATAACGATTGGGTTGATCGCAACTAATTCTTGGACAGATTTTCACCGTCAATCACCGTTTATTACTGACAGAAAACGATCCGAACTCGGCCTCTTGACATTACCACCTGAGGACAACGTTATCCGGACATACGTGCAATCGAAATCTAACGACCAAATCAATG ttttggAAGGACAAGAAGAGCCTGTTATATTTTCAGATTCGCTAATGGAATCATGCCCGCTCGGTTGGGTTTTAGAGATTTCCAAATTTAGCGAAGAAGGAAAGCCACTTTCTCAAGTTTGTCGCAGAAAGATCGGAGGTGATTGGAAATGCGCACAAGGATGGCACAAACTAGCTGAACATCCATTTTGCAAACGAAGATTTGAGCGACCAATGTCTGTTATCGTGTCAAACAAGCTTCGTCTGATTTTCGCACACATACCTCATACTGGTTCTCACGATATAGAGAAATATTTAGCCTGGAACGATAAAACAATTAATGATAACACAACTTACATGAACGAAGACGAATATTTCCTTCAACAGATAAAACAAATgtcattttcaacatttcaatcTTTCAAAAATTATCACAAAGCAACAATGGTACACCATCCTTGTTCAAGACTTTATTCTGCATGGATCTTTCTGTCGCGGATGAAAACAGAAGGAGCGAAAAAGTGGGCAGAAAAACATCTTGACGAACAAACATTGAACTCGTTTGAAACATTCGTTGAAAAAATTCTTCAACCAGAAGGGTCTCGTTCTGTCAAGAATGACTATCATTTGCAAAGCCAGGTTGATTTACTTTTTGGGttgaaagatgaaataaaactgGACGAAATACTTTACTTTGAGAGATGGGAAGAAAGTATGAATGTCTTACGAAACATAACTACGTCAGATGCCTTTACCGAATTTCAACCGCTGATGAATATAGACTTCGATTGCCAGAAAGTATATACTCTGTCAACTTGGTCCagaatgaaaagtttttacGAAATGGACTTTTGTGTTTTTGGATATAATATTAAAATCGACAAAAGTCGAGAATCGCCGTCGATGAGATTAACAAGTGAAACAGTGAACTCTCGATTCAAAACATGTCAACAACAAACTAAAGTAGAACACGTGGCAGAAGAACAACAAAAGTATCAGGTTGAACCaatcatatttaataaagaTGAAAATTTCACAACCGGTGGttgtacagtgtatacatactTCCAAAATTTAGAAAGCACTAAAGCCACTGATGTAGTAATGCACAACATAACCCTTGATATATGGCAGGCAGCTTGGAAAGCAGCAGGATGGAAAACTCGTACTCTAACAGAAGCAGATGCCCTCTCCCATCCCGAATACGAGTTACTTCGAAAGAAATTTGAGACTTTTCCAAGTGTGAATGAAGGCGATTAtgaaatttcttgttttatgcGTTATATAGCTATGGCGAATATCGGTGGTGGGTGGATGACTGATTTTGACGTCATACCAATTCGTTTCCCGGCATGCACCGAGGAACTATATCATGGGAGTTTTACTATCTACCAGAAACATGTTCCATGTATGGTGTCAGCGAGCCCCAGTGAGTACATGCGAATCGTTCGTCTCATGGCAGACATTCAATGGCAAGGAGACGATCACTTTACCTTCAATGGGAGGCCGCACGTTTCTGACATGCactgtttgttgaaatttatcAATCAGGGTTTAGTCAACACACTGAATGTGATCGTTCCAGCTCACAAATTCTTTACCAAAGAAGATTTTTGTAATGCGACATACGACTCGTTTGTTGGTCAGATACCTCCTAAGATGTCAACCCGTCCTTGGGCTGTTCACTTTTCTCACCATTCTGCTAAAATGTTGAAAGCTTACATTAATGTATTGCCAGAGGATGTAGTTAGAAAGTTAGAGTTTCATGACAGGGGAACCCTCATGAGGAGTGCTTCTATATTGTTAAACGAGACATGTCGTTTTTATGATTGA